GACGGCAACGCCTGGACCCTGCAACAGATGCCGGCCTGGCGCTGAATCAGTTCCTGACCCGGCCGTATTCGCGGACCCGCTGCCGCACCTCCGGCGTCGCCTTGGCCAGCGACCCGGAGTCGAACGGCGGCTGCGGGTCGTACTCGGTCTCCAGTTGCGCGGCCATCGCGGCCACGTCGTCGACCAGATGCGCGATGACGGCCAGCCCCATGTCGATCCCGCTGGAGACGCCGGCGGCCGTGACGATGCGCTCGTCCCACAACGGCACCACCCGTTCACCGGTGGCCACCGCGCCCAGTGACTCCAGGACGTCGTAGACGCTCCAGTGGGTCGCCGCCGGACGCCCGGCGAGCAGTCCGGCCGCGGCCAGGACCAGGCTCCCGGAACACACCGACGTGGTCAGTCGGCTGCTGGCATGGGCCGTCCGGAGCCAGTCCAGAACCACCTGGTCGGCGATGAGTCGCCGGGAGCCGATGCCGCCGGGCATCAGCACCACGTCGGGGTGGGGGAGCTCGTCGAAGGTCGCGTCCACGGTCAGGCCGAGCATGCCGTTCTCGGTCCGGATCTCGCCGCGGGAGTGCCCGACGAAGGTGATGTCGAAGTCCGGAACCCGTTGCAGCACTTCGTAGGGTCCGATGGCGTCGAGCGCCGTCATCTGGTCGAACAACGCGATGGCCACCTGCATGATCTGGGGGTCCTTTCGGGGGGTGCGGTCACGGTTTGCCGTCACGTGGGCGGAGGCGCCCGGCGTGCGTTCAGGAACTGCGGGTGAGGTGGAAACGTTCCCGATAGCGGTCAGGCGGTACGCCGAGCCGGCGGATGAACGTGCGGCGCATCGTCTCGGCCGTGCCGAAGCCGCAGCGGGCGGCAATGGCGGTGACTGTCTGGTCATCGGTCTCGAGCAGGGTCCGGGCGGCCTGCATCCGGGTTGCCTCGACGTAGCGCGCCGGCGGCTCGCCCACCTCGGCCGAGAAGACCCGGGCGAAGTGCCGCTCGCTCATGCCGACCGTGGCGGCCAGCACGGCGGCCCGATGGTCGCCACCCGGATCGGCATCGATCAGATTCTGGGCCCGGACGATCGGCGGTGTCCGGCCACGAGGGGCCCATGTCGGTACGGCGTACTGGCTCTGCCCACCCGGGCGGCGCCACGACAGCACCAGATGACGGGCCACCAGTTGCGCGGTCTCGGCGCTGTGATCCTGTTCGACCATGGCCAGGGCGAGATCGATGCCGGCCGTGACTCCGCCCGAGGACCACAGGTCGCCGTCCTGCAGGTACAACCGGTCCGGGTCGACCTCGGCGGTCGGGAACTCGGACTGCAGCATGCCGGTTCGTTGCCAGTGGGTGGCGACCCGCCGACCGTCGAGCAGCCCGGCCCGCCCGGCCAGGAAGGATCCGGTGCAGACGGTGGCGATCCGCCGCGCGTGCGGAGCGGCCTGCCGGATCCACGACACGGCCGCGGAATCGGTTGGTGTCGCCCGCGCGCCGTCGCCGCCCGGCAGCACCAGGGTGTCGATCGGCGTGGCCGGGTCCGGGAGGGCCTCGGCGTGGATGCCAAGGCCGCCCGACGTCATCAGCCGGCCGGGGGAGGCGCTGACCACCGCCAGGTCGTACCCGGCGCGGCTCTGGGACCGGGCCACCCGGTCGGCCCCATGGAAGACCTCCATCGGTCCGGCCAGGTCCAGGATCTGGAGGTCCGGAACGGCCAGGAAGATCACGGTGCGCGGAGGGGGAGCCGTCATGCCTCGATCCTGTCGGGCTTTCGTCATGGCGTAAATGACAAAGTCCCCACGTTTTCGGCCAGATCACCACCGCCCCCCGGATGGTTGGCCCGACCCGGGGATAGGGAACAGTGGTCGGGAGTCTGATCGATCTCGTCACGCCGAAGGGGAACTGCAGATGCCGTCCAACCAGCCCACCGTGTTCGTGCTGTTCGGCGCGACCGGCGACCTCGCCAAGCGCATGGTGCTGCCGGCCTTCTACCAACTCGCCCAGCACGGACTCATGCCCACCTCGTGGGTGCTGGTCGGGAACGGCCGCGGGGATGTCGCGCACGAGGACTTCCGGACCCGGGTGCGGAGCGCGCTGGAGGAATTCGGCGGCATCAAGGTCGACGAGAAGGTCTGGTCCGATTTCTCGGCCCGGCTCCGGTTCGCCGGTGGCGGGTTCGACCAGGACGATCCGGGATCGTTGTTGGACGTGCTCGCCGAGGCCCACGAACTGTTGGGCCCGGACGCGGACTACATCCACTACCTGGCCATCCCGCCGGTCGCCTTCGAGGGCATCACCAAGGGCTTGTCGGCGCACCAGCTGCTGGAGGGATCGCGGGTGGTGTACGAGAAGCCGTACGGCACCAGCCCGGAGTCGTTCCGGGAGCTGGACCAGCTGGTGCTCTCGGTGATGAAGGAGGAGCAGGTCTACCGGATCGACCACTTCCTGGGCAAGGAGGCCACGCAGAACATCCACGTGCTGCGGTTCGCCAACCGGATGACGGAGCAGATCTGGAGCCGGGACCACGTCACCCAGGTGCAGATCGACGTGCCCGAGGTGCTCGACGTCGCCGACCGGGCCGCCTTCTACGACGCCACCGGTGCCCTGCGGGACATGGTGGTGACCCATCTGTTCCAGGTGGCGGCCGAGGTCGCGATGGAGCCGCCGATCGACTTCTCGGCCGAGAACCTGCAGGACGCAAGGGAATCCGTGCTGGCCTCGTTTCGGCCGCTGGCCGCCGAGGACGTGGTGCTGGGGCAGGCCGACGGTTACCGCGACCTGCCCGAGGTGGCTGACGACTCGACCACCGACACCTACGCCGCCGTCCGGCTCTGGGTCGACACCGACCGCTGGCACGGGGTGCCGTTCCTGCTGCGCAGCGGGAAGTACCTGCACGAGAGCGGTCAACGCGTCTCATTGGTGATGCGCAAGCCGGACGGCCCGCTGTCCGGAATCCCCGGGGACGGAACGGTGCTCAGCTTCTCGATGCAGGGCAACGGATCGATGGCGTTGTCGGTGGTGGTGAAGAATCCCGGCCCCGGCCTCGACCTGACCCTGCAGGACGTGGATCTGTCGCTGGACGACGTGGTCGGTGGCGATCCGTTGCCGCCCTACGTGTCCCTCATCCATGACGTGACGATCGGGGACCGCTCGCTGTTCACCACCAGCGCCGGGTTGTCCCACGCCTGGAACGCCGCCGCGCCGATCCTGGACCACCGGCCGGCCCCGCATCCGTATGCCCCGGGCTCCACCGGCCCGGCGCAGGGTTCGGCTCTCCCCGGACCGCACGGCTGGTTCCTGGATGCCCGGAAGTGACCGCGACGCGGCTGAACCGGCCACCCGGCCAGCCTTGTCCGGGTTACGGCTGGGTCGGGTCGAAGCGTTTCTCCAGGCCCAGCCAGCAGTCGGCGTAGTCGGCCTGCAGTTGCGGTGAGGACGAGGCGAACCGGCTGACCCGTTGCGGGAAGCGGGTTTCGAACATGAAGGCCATGGTGCCTTCGAGCTTGGCCGGAGCCAGTTCGACGGTTGATGCGTGCGCGAACGCCTCGGTGTCCGGGCCGTGCGGGAGCATGCAGTTGTGCAGGCTGATGCCGCCGGGCACGAAGCCCTGCGGCTTGGCGTCGTAGACGCCGTAGATCAGGCCCATGAACTCGCTCATCACGTTCATGTGATACCAGGGCGGTCGAAAGGTGTTCTCCGACACCATCCATCGGTCCGGGAAGACCACGAAGTCCACGTTCGCGGTGCCCGGGGTCTCCGACGGGCCGGTCAGCACCGTGAAGATGGACGGGTCGGCGTGGTCGAACAGCAGCGGACCGACCGGGGAGAAGCGGCGCAGGTCGTACTTGTACGGCGCGTAGTTGCCGTGCCAGGCGACGACGTCGAGAGGAGAGTGGCCGATCTCGGAGCGCCACAACGACCCGCCCCATCGCACGAACATGGCGGAGGGCTCGTCCCGGTCCTGGTAGGCGGCCACCGGGGTGAGGAAGTCGCGGGGGTTGGCCAGACAGTTGGCCCCGATCGGTCCGCGTTCGGGGAGGGTGAAGGTGCCGCCGTAGTTCTCACAGACGTATCCGCGCGCGCTGTCGCCGCCGAGTTCCAGCCGGAACTTCACCCCCCGTGGGATGACCACGATCTCGCCGGGCTCGGCGTCGATGATCCCGAACTCGGTCCAGAATCGCAGTTCGCCGTACTGCAGGACGAAGAGCATCTCGCCGTCGGCGTTGTACAGGTATTCGCTCCGCATCGATCGGTTGATCAGGTAGACGTGGTTGGCGAAGCCGGTGTGGGTACCGACGTCGCCCCCGCTGGTCACGGTGCACATGCCGTCGAGCAGCGAACGGGGTTCGGCCGGGATGGGCATCGGATCCCAGCGCAGCGGGCCGATCGGCAGGTCACACTCGTCGTCGGGGGCGCTCCGCCAGTTCGACGGCGGGCACTTGACGAACCGGCCGCCGTGGGCCACCGACGGCCGGATCCGGTAGAGCCAGGACCGTTCGTTGCTGATGCGGGGAGCCGTGAACGGCGAGCCGGAGAGTTGCTCGGCGTACAGGCCGTACGCGCAGCGCTGGGGTGAGTTCCGCCCGACCGGCAACGCTCCGGGCAGCGCCTCCGTCTCGAAGCCGTTGCCGAATCCCGACTGGTACCCGTCCATGTTCTCTCCTCGCCGCTGAGGTCAGTCGAGTACCAGCATCCTCCGGGCCAGATCGATCAGCGTCCCGGCCAGTTCGTCGTCGGTGAGCGCCGAGTCGAAGGTACCCAGCGCGTTGAGCATGCCGAAGCAGCCGTGCACGGTTGCGCGGATGACCTCGGCGCTCCAGGACGGGTGCACCTCCGCCAGCAGGGACCGCCACTGCCGGACCAGCGTCCGCTGCCGCTCGGCGAGCCGGATCCGGTGTTCCGGTGGGAGGTGATGCACCTCGCGGACGAACACGCCCATCAGCCGCCGGCGCGACGCCACCGCTCTGGCGTACACACCGACCAGGGCCAGCAGATCCCGGGCCGGGTCCGGCTCGGCCGACGAGCCTTCCGGGGGCTGGGTGACGGCGTCGATGATCCCGTCGAACACCGCGGCCAAAATGGCCGCCTTGGAATCGAAGTGCCGGTAGATGGCCGGACCGGTGATGCCGGCCGCGGCGCCGATCTGATCCATCCCGGCCGCCGGGTAGCCGCCGGCCGCGAACAGGTCGGCGGCCGCCGTGACGATGTGCAGCCGCCGGCCGCCGCGCCGCCGGCCGGGTACGATCTCGGCCGGTTCCACCGCGCTCATCTCACACCTCGACGGTGCCGCCGGAACGCCAGTACCGGCCGTCCGCGCGATCCATGAATCCGAAGTCGATCAGGGCTCGTCGCAGGGATACGTAGTCGTCGTAGAGGCCGATCAGCTCGCGATTCACCTCTACCTCGAGGTAGTGCACGCCGGGGATGAAGCGACCGGCGATCAGGTCGAGCACCGCGAGCTTGCGCGACTGCTTGCGGGGCATCGTGTGCAGCCGCCCGTCCTGGTCGAAGTACCGCTGGCGCACCACCTCCCGTTGGGCCTCAGCGGCACGTCGCAGGTCGTCCGTGCCCACGGTCAGACAGCGTCCCCTCGACCGACCCGCGGGCGCGGCACGCGCCATTTGCGGATCAGACAGGCGCGGTTGAACGCATAGAAACCGAGCGCGCGGGGCCGGATGGAGAGCCCGGCCGGATCGCCCTTCGGGAACCGTTCGGCCACCCGACGACTCAGCTGACGACCGAAGATGATCGCGTCGACCACCGCCGCGAGGATGGCGATGAGCAGGATGAAGGGGCCGATGAGCTGCACCGTCTGGTTGCGGATGAGCAGGATCACGAAGGACAGGAGCGCCACCGGCAGCAAGATCCCGGCGACGTTGCGGCGGGCATCGGTCAGGTCCCGGACGAAGGCCCGGACCGGCCCGCGGTCACGCGGCAGCACGTAGGCGTCGTCGCCCCGCATCATCCGCTCGCGACGCTGGTTCGACTGCGTCCGCTTCTCGTCCTTGGTCAGCGTCTTGCCGACCTCCTTGGACCGCTTGATGGCTTCGCGCTGGGTCTTCGGCGGTGGGGCGACCGGCCCGCGTCGGGCTTCCGCCTGGCTCCGCTTCGGCGTCGGTCGGCCCTTCCCGACGGTCGGAGCCTCCGGAACCGGGGGGACGAGAACGTCTGATGCCTGGTCAGCCGACTTACGGCGAAGAAAGCTCACCACACGAGAATAGTTGACTCCAGGAGCCGGGAATACCCACGGAACACGTGCGGTTGGACCAGCGAAGTGGGCCGACCGACCCCAGTGCGGTCCGCCCTCTGGCATCATCGAAGGTGCACGACCCCCCAGAGATCATTGAGAGAGGGAGTCATATGACTACCGCCAATACCGACGCCCCCGTCCAGGCCACCGAGTCGGCCGAACAGGTCAAGGCTGCCCACGGCGTGACGCTGACCGAGACCGCGGCGTCCAAGGCGAAGGCGTTGCTGGACCGCGACGGCAGCGCCGAGATGGTTCTCCGCATCGCCGTGCAGCCGGGTGGATGCTCGGGTCTGCGTTACGAGCTCTTCTTCGACGACCGCAGCCTGGACGGCGACGCGCTCGTCGACTTCGGCGGCATCGGCCTGGCCGTCGATCGGATGTCCAAGCCGTACCTGGACGGTGCGGTGATCGACTTCGTCGACACCATCGAGAAGCAGGGCTTCACCATCGACAACCCGAACGCGCAGAACTCCTGCGCCTGCGGAGATTCCTTCCACTGACCTGACCGGTCACGAGATGTTCGTCGGCCGCCCCCTCGGTTTTCCGAGGGAGGCGGCCGATGCTCGTTCGGTGTCGGTAGGGATCGCAGGCGGTAAGGTCGTTTCCGTCGGAGAAGGATCCCTCCGCGCGTCGGGCCCGCCCGCTTGCGCTGACTGAAGTGAAAGGGGCCTCGTGCCCATCGTCGTCACCGGTTCGATCGCAACCGACCACCTGATGCATTTCCCCGGGAAGTTCACCGATTCGCTCCTGCCGGACCAGTTGGACCGGGTCTCCCTGTCCTTCCTGGTCGACGACCTGGTCGTCCGTCGGGGCGGGGTGGCCGCGAACATCTGCTTCGGGATGGGCCTTCTGGGGGTCGGCCCGGTCCTGCTGGACGCCGTCGGTGCCGACTTCGACGACTACCGCAGCTGGCTGACCCGGCACGGGGTCGACTGCACCCACGTGCACGTGTTCAAGGACGTGCAGACGGCCCGTTTCGTGTGCACGACCGATGACGCGATGAACCAGATCGGTTCGTTCTACGCGGGCGCCATGTCACGGTCCCGGGAGATCGAGATCGGTCCGGTGGCCGATGCGGTCGCCGGGATCGATCTGGTGATGATCAGCGCCGGCGACCCGGCCGCCATGGTGCGGCACGCCGAGGAATGCCGCCAGCGCGGTCTCACCTTCGCCGCCGACCCCTCGCAGCAGCTGGCCCGCATGGACGGCGTTGACGCGGGCAAACTGGTCGACGGTGCGGCCTTCTGGTTCTCCAACGACTACGAACTCGGGCTGCTGCTGTCCAAGACCGGCTGGACCGAGGCGCAGCTGCTGTCCAAGGTGGGCCATCGGGTCACCACCCTGGGTTCCAAGGGAGTCGAGATCGTCGCCGCGGATGGCTCGCGGCTGCACGTCCCGGTCGTCCCGGAGCTGGCCAAGGTCGACCCGACGGGCGTCGGCGACGCGTTCCGTGCCGGTTTCGTGGCCGGCCAGTACCGCGGCCTCGATTTCGAACGCTCGGCGCAGCTCGGCTCGCTGATGGCCACCCTGGTGCTGGAGACCATCGGTACGCAGGAGTACAGCTTCGAGCCGGCGGCCGCCCTGGCCCGCCTGGCCGACTGCTACGGCGAGACCGCGGCCGTGGAGATCGCCGGGGCGATGGGCTTCGTCACCGTCTGACGGCGCCCACCGCCGGCTCGTCGGCTACAGGAAGACGGGATAGACCGGCTCCGGAATCTCCGGCTTGATCGAGCCGGTGACGAAGATCTCGTGCCACAGCTGGAAGACGATCACGGTCCAGATGGGCCGTGAGTAGTCGGCGACGCCGGCCCGGTGGTCGTCCAGGAGTTTCACCACCGCGGCGGCGTCGATGTACTGCTCGGTCTGGGCGCTGGTGATGATGTTGCGGGCCCAGTCGTACGAGCCCTCCTTGAGGTAGTGCCGGATCGGTACCGGGAAGCCGAGCTTCTTCCGGTTCAGCACGTGCGGCGGGACGATCAGTTCCATCGCCTTGCGCAGCGCCACCTTGGTCGCGACGCCCTGGACCCGGTGCTCCGGTGGCACCGTCCGGGCCACGTCGAACACGCGGGGGTCCAGGAACGGCACCCGCAGTTCCAGCGAGTTGGCCATGGTCATCTTGTCCGCCTTGACCAGGATGTCCCCCCGCAGCCACGTGAACAGGTCAACGTGCTGCATCCGTGAGATCGGGTCGCTGCCCAGCGACCGGGCGTAGATCGGATCGGTGACGTCCCGGAACGACCGGTCGGGGGAGTAGGTGAGCAGCACCCCGGGCAACTGTTCCTCGCGGAAGATGCGGGCGTTCCCGTAGTAGCGCTGCTCGAGGTCGATCGCGCCGCGGCGCAGCATGTCCTTCCCGCGGAAGCCCTGCGGCAGAGCCCGGCCGACGGCGGCCAGTCCCTTGCGCAGTTGGTGGGGGAGCCGCGTCATCGGGGCCAGGGAGGCCGGCTCGCGGTAGATGTTGTACCCGCCGAACAGCTCGTCGGCGCCCTCGCCGGACAACACCACCTTGACGTGTTTGCGGGCTTCGTTGGCGACGAAGTACAGCGGCACCAGGGCCGGGTCGGCCACCGGCTCGTCCAGGTACCAGACGATCAGCGGCAGCGCGCCCGTGAGTTCCGCCTCCGAGACCTTGCGGACGACGTGCCGGACGCCGATCGCCGCTGCGCTCTCCGCGGCCACGTCGATCTCGGAAAAGCCCTCCCGGTCGAAGCCGGTGGTGAACGTGAGCAGATCGGGGTTGTAGCGCTTGGCCAGCGCGGCGATCGCGGTGGAGTCGATACCGCCGGACAGGAAGGACCCGACGGTGACATCGGCCCGCATGTGCGCCTTCACCGAATCGTCAAGGACGTCGGCGATGCGCCGGTACAGCGCGTTGCGCTCCGATTCCCCGGTCACCCTCGACGGCACGAACGTCGGGTGGAAGTACCGCTCCGGGTGCACCGCGGCACCCGGCGCCGGACGCAGGGTGAAATGCGTCCCGGACTCGAGGCGGCGGATCGCGACGTCCATCGTGGCCGGCTCCGGGACGTACTGCAGGACGAGGTAGTGCTGCAGGGCGGCCTCGTCGACCACGGCCGCCCCGGTGAGCTCCCGCAGGCCCTTCTCCTCGGAGGAGAAGGCGATCCCGTCCGGGGTGACCGCCGTGAACAGCGGTTTGATGCCGAACGGGTCGCGTGCCCCGAACAGCACCCGCAGCTCGGTGTCCCAGATCAGGAAGGCGAACATGCCTCTGAGCCGCGACACGGCCGCCTTGCCCCAGTGGTGGAAGCCGGCGACGATGGCCTCACCGTCGCCCTCGGTCCGGAACCGGGCACCGAACTCCGCGGCCAGCTCCTCCCGCAGCTCCAGGTAGTTGTAGATCTCGCCGTTGAACACCAGTGCGTACCGGTCGGGCGATTCCGGCGGCCCCCACCGCAGCGGCTGGTGCGAGTGGGCGATGTCGATGATGGACAGCCGGTTGAACCCGAACACCACGTCGTCGTCGTTCCAGGTGCCGGCGTCGTCCGGGCCGCGATGACGGGCGCACCGCATGCCCGCGGCCACCTCCTCCACGCGATCCCCGGCCCGGCCGGTCAAGGAGAGGAAGCCCATCAGTCCGCACACGAGGTCGGTCACCCAGTTTCTGTTGATCGGTTACACCTGCTGGCCCCAAGTATCCGGTAGGAGGCCCGCCGTCCGATGTCGCCTCGCGGTCGGGCGAGCCGACGAGGATGTCTGACGCGCGTGCGAGAGGTGTCGGAAAGATCTGTGCTGGCATATTGTTGCCCTGTCTTCGACAAGTTGTAGATCTGACACTCGCCACGCCTGCCCTGGCACGGAGAGCGGGCAACCGGTCGAGTAATCTCAGGCGCGTCAGACGGCCGGACGCGCGCCGTGCAGTACGGCTCCACCGCACTCGGTGACGCCGCGGTTCTTCTAGGAGGGCGCCCGAGTGGCTCGGTCTCGTAGTACTCGGAGGTTGTTGCTCGCCGGCACGCTGGCGCTGGCCGGCCTGCTGGTCAGTGGTTGTTCGGCGGACGATCTGCCGCGGTTCGGTTGGCCGGTCGGCCAGACCCCGCAGGCGACCAAGATGCAGCATTTCTGGTCCTGGACGTTCATCGCGGCCCTGGCCATCGGTGTGCTGGTCTGGGGGCTGATGTTCTGGACCTTCGCCTTCCATCGCAAGAAGAAGAACTCACCGCTGTACCCGAAGCAGACGAAAGAGAACCTGCCGCTGGAGTTGGTCTACACGGCCGTTCCGTTCG
This window of the Nakamurella panacisegetis genome carries:
- a CDS encoding DJ-1/PfpI family protein, with amino-acid sequence MQVAIALFDQMTALDAIGPYEVLQRVPDFDITFVGHSRGEIRTENGMLGLTVDATFDELPHPDVVLMPGGIGSRRLIADQVVLDWLRTAHASSRLTTSVCSGSLVLAAAGLLAGRPAATHWSVYDVLESLGAVATGERVVPLWDERIVTAAGVSSGIDMGLAVIAHLVDDVAAMAAQLETEYDPQPPFDSGSLAKATPEVRQRVREYGRVRN
- a CDS encoding GlxA family transcriptional regulator, coding for MTAPPPRTVIFLAVPDLQILDLAGPMEVFHGADRVARSQSRAGYDLAVVSASPGRLMTSGGLGIHAEALPDPATPIDTLVLPGGDGARATPTDSAAVSWIRQAAPHARRIATVCTGSFLAGRAGLLDGRRVATHWQRTGMLQSEFPTAEVDPDRLYLQDGDLWSSGGVTAGIDLALAMVEQDHSAETAQLVARHLVLSWRRPGGQSQYAVPTWAPRGRTPPIVRAQNLIDADPGGDHRAAVLAATVGMSERHFARVFSAEVGEPPARYVEATRMQAARTLLETDDQTVTAIAARCGFGTAETMRRTFIRRLGVPPDRYRERFHLTRSS
- a CDS encoding glucose-6-phosphate dehydrogenase, which gives rise to MPSNQPTVFVLFGATGDLAKRMVLPAFYQLAQHGLMPTSWVLVGNGRGDVAHEDFRTRVRSALEEFGGIKVDEKVWSDFSARLRFAGGGFDQDDPGSLLDVLAEAHELLGPDADYIHYLAIPPVAFEGITKGLSAHQLLEGSRVVYEKPYGTSPESFRELDQLVLSVMKEEQVYRIDHFLGKEATQNIHVLRFANRMTEQIWSRDHVTQVQIDVPEVLDVADRAAFYDATGALRDMVVTHLFQVAAEVAMEPPIDFSAENLQDARESVLASFRPLAAEDVVLGQADGYRDLPEVADDSTTDTYAAVRLWVDTDRWHGVPFLLRSGKYLHESGQRVSLVMRKPDGPLSGIPGDGTVLSFSMQGNGSMALSVVVKNPGPGLDLTLQDVDLSLDDVVGGDPLPPYVSLIHDVTIGDRSLFTTSAGLSHAWNAAAPILDHRPAPHPYAPGSTGPAQGSALPGPHGWFLDARK
- the hmgA gene encoding homogentisate 1,2-dioxygenase, translating into MDGYQSGFGNGFETEALPGALPVGRNSPQRCAYGLYAEQLSGSPFTAPRISNERSWLYRIRPSVAHGGRFVKCPPSNWRSAPDDECDLPIGPLRWDPMPIPAEPRSLLDGMCTVTSGGDVGTHTGFANHVYLINRSMRSEYLYNADGEMLFVLQYGELRFWTEFGIIDAEPGEIVVIPRGVKFRLELGGDSARGYVCENYGGTFTLPERGPIGANCLANPRDFLTPVAAYQDRDEPSAMFVRWGGSLWRSEIGHSPLDVVAWHGNYAPYKYDLRRFSPVGPLLFDHADPSIFTVLTGPSETPGTANVDFVVFPDRWMVSENTFRPPWYHMNVMSEFMGLIYGVYDAKPQGFVPGGISLHNCMLPHGPDTEAFAHASTVELAPAKLEGTMAFMFETRFPQRVSRFASSSPQLQADYADCWLGLEKRFDPTQP
- a CDS encoding TetR/AcrR family transcriptional regulator, which produces MSAVEPAEIVPGRRRGGRRLHIVTAAADLFAAGGYPAAGMDQIGAAAGITGPAIYRHFDSKAAILAAVFDGIIDAVTQPPEGSSAEPDPARDLLALVGVYARAVASRRRLMGVFVREVHHLPPEHRIRLAERQRTLVRQWRSLLAEVHPSWSAEVIRATVHGCFGMLNALGTFDSALTDDELAGTLIDLARRMLVLD
- a CDS encoding DUF2087 domain-containing protein; translation: MGTDDLRRAAEAQREVVRQRYFDQDGRLHTMPRKQSRKLAVLDLIAGRFIPGVHYLEVEVNRELIGLYDDYVSLRRALIDFGFMDRADGRYWRSGGTVEV
- a CDS encoding DUF3043 domain-containing protein, which encodes MSFLRRKSADQASDVLVPPVPEAPTVGKGRPTPKRSQAEARRGPVAPPPKTQREAIKRSKEVGKTLTKDEKRTQSNQRRERMMRGDDAYVLPRDRGPVRAFVRDLTDARRNVAGILLPVALLSFVILLIRNQTVQLIGPFILLIAILAAVVDAIIFGRQLSRRVAERFPKGDPAGLSIRPRALGFYAFNRACLIRKWRVPRPRVGRGDAV
- a CDS encoding HesB/IscA family protein, producing MTTANTDAPVQATESAEQVKAAHGVTLTETAASKAKALLDRDGSAEMVLRIAVQPGGCSGLRYELFFDDRSLDGDALVDFGGIGLAVDRMSKPYLDGAVIDFVDTIEKQGFTIDNPNAQNSCACGDSFH
- a CDS encoding carbohydrate kinase family protein, translating into MHFPGKFTDSLLPDQLDRVSLSFLVDDLVVRRGGVAANICFGMGLLGVGPVLLDAVGADFDDYRSWLTRHGVDCTHVHVFKDVQTARFVCTTDDAMNQIGSFYAGAMSRSREIEIGPVADAVAGIDLVMISAGDPAAMVRHAEECRQRGLTFAADPSQQLARMDGVDAGKLVDGAAFWFSNDYELGLLLSKTGWTEAQLLSKVGHRVTTLGSKGVEIVAADGSRLHVPVVPELAKVDPTGVGDAFRAGFVAGQYRGLDFERSAQLGSLMATLVLETIGTQEYSFEPAAALARLADCYGETAAVEIAGAMGFVTV
- the asnB gene encoding asparagine synthase (glutamine-hydrolyzing) — protein: MCGLMGFLSLTGRAGDRVEEVAAGMRCARHRGPDDAGTWNDDDVVFGFNRLSIIDIAHSHQPLRWGPPESPDRYALVFNGEIYNYLELREELAAEFGARFRTEGDGEAIVAGFHHWGKAAVSRLRGMFAFLIWDTELRVLFGARDPFGIKPLFTAVTPDGIAFSSEEKGLRELTGAAVVDEAALQHYLVLQYVPEPATMDVAIRRLESGTHFTLRPAPGAAVHPERYFHPTFVPSRVTGESERNALYRRIADVLDDSVKAHMRADVTVGSFLSGGIDSTAIAALAKRYNPDLLTFTTGFDREGFSEIDVAAESAAAIGVRHVVRKVSEAELTGALPLIVWYLDEPVADPALVPLYFVANEARKHVKVVLSGEGADELFGGYNIYREPASLAPMTRLPHQLRKGLAAVGRALPQGFRGKDMLRRGAIDLEQRYYGNARIFREEQLPGVLLTYSPDRSFRDVTDPIYARSLGSDPISRMQHVDLFTWLRGDILVKADKMTMANSLELRVPFLDPRVFDVARTVPPEHRVQGVATKVALRKAMELIVPPHVLNRKKLGFPVPIRHYLKEGSYDWARNIITSAQTEQYIDAAAVVKLLDDHRAGVADYSRPIWTVIVFQLWHEIFVTGSIKPEIPEPVYPVFL